ATATGCTCCCATATACACAAAAGTATTTTGAAGAACTGATAAGTACTGGAATGATAAAAGAAGTCAGACCCAGCGAAATCTGGTATGAAGGAAGGACGGATTTTGGTATTGATCGAGTTGGCACACCTTTAAAATATCATCCCGATTATGGTTTTGAATTACTGCAAGGCAATTCTGTTTTCTCAGGAGAGATTCTTGGCGGTTGTATTGATTCCATTTATGATTTTTTCAATGGAGAACGCTATGTGGATATGCCGCTTTTTTGCAAGAAGTACAAACTATTCCCAGAGATTGCAGATTGGGTCGGAAAGATTCTTCTGTTAGAATCCAGTGAAGAGAAGATGTCTCCTGAAAAATACAGAAAAGCCGTACTCGCACTAAAAGAAACAGGCATTTTTGATGTGATTTCAGGTATTCTTATAGGAAAGCCGATGGATGAAACTTATGTGCAGGAATATAAACAGATACTGGTAGACGTAATTGATCATCCGAATTTGCCTATAGTGTGCAATATCAATATCGGACACGCCCAGCCACGTTGCATCATTCCATTTGGTGTTGTGGCAACGGTTGATATTGATAATCAAGTAATCAGATTTGCAAACTGAGAGACAACTTCCAATTGAACAAAATCGCTGCGCGATGGCCTGCCAAGGCTGTGGCACAGCTTTCTTTTTCTCAATAATAAAATAGGCAATGGCAATTCTTACCAGTATTTGATATTGTAAAGTTACCACACAAAACAATTCAATACAGAAAGACACC
This Ruminococcus hominis DNA region includes the following protein-coding sequences:
- a CDS encoding S66 family peptidase, producing MIKNIAIVSLSSGTIGEDFVKHEVDIGIKRLNDFGLNVRFMPHALKGIEYVKNHPEKRAADLLQALSDPEIDMILCAIGGDDTYRLLPFLFEHNELADAVSNKVFLGFSDTTINHFMLHKVGMKTFYGQSFLADVCELDKDMLPYTQKYFEELISTGMIKEVRPSEIWYEGRTDFGIDRVGTPLKYHPDYGFELLQGNSVFSGEILGGCIDSIYDFFNGERYVDMPLFCKKYKLFPEIADWVGKILLLESSEEKMSPEKYRKAVLALKETGIFDVISGILIGKPMDETYVQEYKQILVDVIDHPNLPIVCNINIGHAQPRCIIPFGVVATVDIDNQVIRFAN